From Pseudothermotoga thermarum DSM 5069, a single genomic window includes:
- the gyrA gene encoding DNA gyrase subunit A yields the protein MVTELLTRPIEEELVELYMNYSMSVIIGRAIPDVRDGLKPVQRRILYAMYELGLTHNAQTKKSARIVGEVIGKYHPHGDAAVYDALVRMAQPFVMRYPLVIGQGNFGSIDRDPPAAMRYTEAKLSQLAEEMLEDLDKETVPMTKNFDDTLEEPTVLPAKVPNLLLNGASGIAVGMATNIPPHNLAEVVEAIRYVIKNPNATISKLLQFIKGPDFPTGGIVVNAKELPEVYATGKGRIIIRAKTHFEEDKKFNKIVITEIPYTVSKASLVEEIANYATKEPKLMIKNVRDESDKTGLRIVIELAKNADKQVVLNNLFKNTKLEDSFNVQMLVIDAKKPKLMNLQQLIKAFINHRFEVIRKRAEYQFKVYSKRAHIIEGLIKAARAIGVVVDIVRTSKDSQEAIKNLIETLSITEEQAKAILDMRLGRLTSLEVEKLQSEYSQLIKNIEEAKEIITKDEKVYEVMDKELEEIERKYKDERRTQIMDLSEELDHSPESYVVDEEIVLTLTQKGYLKATSLRDYRTQRRGGKGVIGVKTSEDDEITMVCSTRSLAQTLFISSKGKAFVLKNYEIEVTGRDSKGKPIRAYLNLEEDEIVVTMLPFDEWKGDLVLVTKQGKIKRTPLKEFENAASRGIKAITFEDNDCVVAAKLCYSDSEQVLMATKNGMAIRFSMSEVRPMGRAAMGVKGIELRENDEVVGMVSIPNENCEILTVTTKGFGKRTPVAEYRLQNRGGIGIKTLSEVEKVGTLAGVDVVTDPQSEVLLMTKNGQSIRLSVSAISVLGRTAKGVKILELDGDDEVSHFAVIEKCTEN from the coding sequence ATGGTGACAGAGCTTTTGACAAGACCAATAGAAGAAGAACTTGTTGAGCTTTACATGAATTATTCGATGAGCGTCATAATAGGACGCGCAATACCTGATGTTCGTGACGGTCTAAAGCCAGTACAAAGGCGCATTCTCTATGCCATGTACGAACTTGGTTTGACTCACAATGCACAAACCAAAAAATCTGCAAGAATCGTTGGAGAGGTCATAGGTAAATACCATCCACACGGAGATGCGGCTGTTTACGATGCTCTTGTGAGAATGGCTCAACCCTTTGTGATGAGATATCCTTTGGTCATCGGGCAAGGTAACTTTGGTTCCATAGACAGAGATCCTCCTGCGGCAATGCGATACACCGAAGCCAAGCTTTCACAGCTGGCTGAAGAAATGCTCGAAGATCTTGACAAAGAAACAGTTCCGATGACCAAAAACTTCGATGACACTTTGGAAGAACCAACAGTTCTACCTGCTAAAGTGCCAAACCTTCTTTTGAACGGTGCAAGTGGTATAGCCGTTGGCATGGCGACGAACATACCGCCGCACAACCTTGCAGAGGTTGTCGAAGCGATTAGATATGTTATCAAAAATCCAAATGCGACCATTTCGAAGCTACTTCAGTTCATAAAGGGACCAGATTTTCCAACCGGAGGAATAGTCGTAAACGCAAAAGAGCTTCCTGAAGTCTACGCCACGGGAAAAGGCAGAATAATAATACGTGCAAAAACGCATTTTGAAGAGGACAAGAAATTCAACAAAATCGTCATAACCGAAATACCGTACACTGTGAGCAAGGCAAGTCTGGTTGAAGAAATAGCAAATTACGCAACCAAAGAACCAAAGCTTATGATCAAAAACGTGAGGGACGAGTCGGACAAAACTGGTCTGAGAATAGTCATAGAGCTTGCAAAGAACGCAGACAAACAGGTTGTTTTGAACAACCTTTTCAAAAACACAAAGCTTGAAGACAGCTTCAACGTTCAAATGCTTGTCATAGATGCGAAAAAACCGAAGCTGATGAACCTTCAACAACTCATCAAAGCCTTTATAAACCACAGATTTGAAGTTATCAGAAAAAGGGCTGAGTATCAGTTCAAAGTTTATTCGAAAAGGGCACACATCATAGAAGGATTGATAAAAGCCGCGCGCGCAATAGGAGTTGTCGTAGACATAGTTCGAACGAGCAAAGACAGCCAAGAAGCCATCAAAAACTTGATCGAAACGTTGTCGATCACCGAAGAGCAAGCAAAAGCGATCTTGGACATGAGGCTTGGAAGACTTACCAGCCTTGAGGTTGAAAAACTTCAAAGCGAATATTCTCAGCTCATCAAAAACATCGAAGAGGCTAAAGAAATAATAACAAAAGACGAAAAAGTCTACGAAGTCATGGACAAAGAACTCGAAGAGATCGAGAGGAAATACAAAGATGAGAGAAGAACGCAGATAATGGATCTTTCAGAAGAGCTTGATCACAGTCCAGAAAGCTATGTCGTGGACGAGGAAATCGTGCTGACTTTGACACAAAAGGGGTATCTCAAGGCAACCAGCTTGAGGGATTACCGAACGCAAAGACGCGGTGGTAAAGGTGTCATTGGAGTCAAAACATCTGAAGACGATGAAATAACAATGGTTTGCAGTACAAGAAGTTTGGCCCAAACCTTGTTCATCTCATCGAAAGGAAAAGCCTTCGTTTTGAAAAACTACGAAATAGAAGTAACCGGTCGTGACAGCAAAGGCAAGCCTATCAGAGCGTATTTAAACCTCGAAGAAGATGAGATTGTTGTGACGATGCTTCCTTTCGACGAATGGAAGGGAGATCTTGTGCTGGTGACAAAGCAGGGAAAAATCAAAAGAACCCCGTTGAAAGAATTCGAAAATGCCGCAAGTCGCGGTATCAAAGCCATAACTTTTGAGGACAACGATTGTGTCGTCGCAGCAAAACTTTGTTACAGCGATTCCGAACAAGTTTTGATGGCCACGAAAAACGGCATGGCAATCAGATTTTCTATGTCCGAAGTTAGACCGATGGGCAGAGCAGCCATGGGAGTCAAAGGTATAGAATTGAGGGAGAACGATGAAGTTGTTGGAATGGTAAGTATTCCAAACGAAAACTGTGAAATCTTAACTGTAACAACAAAGGGTTTTGGAAAAAGAACGCCTGTTGCTGAATATAGGCTTCAAAATCGTGGTGGAATTGGCATCAAGACTTTGTCGGAAGTTGAAAAAGTCGGTACCTTGGCAGGAGTAGACGTCGTCACCGATCCGCAATCTGAGGTTTTGCTCATGACGAAAAATGGTCAGTCGATCAGGCTCAGCGTTTCTGCGATCAGTGTCCTTGGAAGGACTGCCAAGGGTGTGAAAATATTGGAACTAGACGGCGACGATGAGGTTTCGCACTTTGCGGTGATCGAAAAATGTACAGAGAACTAG
- the purE gene encoding 5-(carboxyamino)imidazole ribonucleotide mutase, translating into MNMDDKPIRRPKVGIIMGSHSDFPVMKEAAEVLEEFGIEYEIKIVSAHRTPDLMYEYAKTAEARGLKVIIAGAGGSAHLPGMVASLTHLPVIGVPIKTKSLEGLDSLLSIVQMPAGIPVGTVPINGARNAALLAARILGVLDPKVKEKLQHAVQ; encoded by the coding sequence ATGAACATGGATGACAAACCAATTCGCCGACCAAAGGTGGGAATAATTATGGGAAGCCACTCTGATTTTCCCGTTATGAAAGAAGCCGCCGAAGTTCTGGAAGAATTTGGGATAGAGTATGAAATAAAAATCGTATCTGCACACAGAACTCCTGATCTCATGTACGAGTATGCCAAAACAGCCGAAGCTAGGGGGTTGAAAGTCATCATCGCTGGTGCGGGTGGATCTGCACATCTTCCTGGAATGGTTGCTTCCTTGACACACCTTCCGGTGATTGGAGTGCCTATCAAAACTAAAAGTTTAGAAGGATTAGATTCGCTTTTATCAATAGTCCAAATGCCAGCTGGAATTCCCGTTGGAACGGTGCCAATCAACGGAGCAAGAAATGCGGCTTTGCTAGCCGCAAGAATATTAGGAGTACTTGATCCAAAGGTGAAAGAAAAACTACAACACGCAGTGCAGTGA
- a CDS encoding ABC transporter ATP-binding protein — MKAVEVIDLVKYYDSFQALRGVSFQVQEGEIFGLIGPNGAGKTTTLRILATLLKPSSGTVKIFGYDVVKEADSVRQCISYLPEDAGAYKELTGLDYLKFIARFFAKSESEFKQMVEKGVQMANLGEKIKAKVATYSKGMTRRLLIARALMVNPKLAILDEPTSGLDVLNAQDVRKMIKDYAKNGGTVLLSSHNMLEVDFLCDRIALVNNGQIVKSGTPNQLKEEYKASNIEEVFIEVVRCSGTC; from the coding sequence TTGAAAGCTGTTGAGGTAATTGATCTTGTGAAATACTATGATTCTTTCCAAGCTTTGAGAGGGGTTAGCTTCCAGGTTCAAGAAGGCGAGATCTTTGGTTTGATAGGTCCAAACGGCGCAGGAAAAACCACAACTCTTAGGATACTTGCAACATTACTCAAACCGTCATCTGGTACTGTGAAAATTTTCGGATACGACGTTGTAAAAGAGGCAGATTCCGTCAGGCAATGCATCAGCTACCTTCCTGAGGATGCAGGAGCTTACAAAGAGCTCACAGGTTTGGATTATTTGAAATTCATAGCAAGGTTCTTCGCAAAAAGCGAATCTGAATTCAAACAGATGGTTGAAAAAGGAGTGCAAATGGCAAACCTTGGTGAAAAAATCAAAGCCAAAGTTGCAACCTACAGCAAGGGTATGACAAGAAGACTTTTGATAGCAAGAGCTTTGATGGTTAACCCAAAGCTTGCCATATTAGATGAGCCAACTTCCGGTTTGGATGTTCTCAACGCACAGGACGTTAGAAAAATGATAAAAGATTACGCAAAGAACGGAGGAACGGTTCTATTATCCTCTCACAACATGCTTGAAGTTGATTTTTTGTGTGATCGAATTGCCTTGGTAAACAACGGTCAGATAGTGAAATCGGGCACACCAAATCAACTTAAGGAAGAATACAAAGCTTCCAACATTGAGGAAGTCTTCATCGAGGTGGTACGATGTTCTGGAACTTGCTGA
- a CDS encoding MBL fold hydrolase has product MLIKVLDGHETIGGNKILVADKSNKGFLLDFGLNFTLWSLFFEEFVQPRTGRILADLSKLELIPKLDIYREDLNPPCFDDSIDVKFLFISHAHADHCGMIGLIKPDIPLLMTNETLAIMKANSDLKQDLIAELYPRKRVKPSDPLIRSDLTEITRSKSEKFQKRKVCIIGSLNTKDQLEERFIFTDPSDLWDDRLIVQRAYHSVIGAAGLIVKVDGLWVAYTGDFRLGPRTKEEESFWFEHFGPTRLELAKRTSLFFDVLRDKKPLLLITEGTRVARKTDSETTEKDVYEKALELVGKTNKLVIADFPVRHLERLLTFLLIACKTERYLVLMPKDYAYLIMMEQIEPAWKLSEEERKQIKVYHVAKVQFSSFEEQVLKQAIEEGILIGPDQIESNPSKYIVCAGYWEIPMLLDLDPSALEGSIYIHSTSEAYTEEQLIDTKRLGNWLKKFFIQPFGIRFEDGEAVFTKEFHASGHISAEDLEEFINSLEPDYILPVHTEEKEWFVERWGKEKIILKNMWYT; this is encoded by the coding sequence TTGCTTATAAAAGTTCTCGACGGTCATGAAACGATTGGTGGTAACAAAATTCTTGTTGCAGATAAATCTAACAAAGGGTTTTTACTGGATTTTGGCTTGAATTTTACCCTTTGGTCTTTGTTCTTTGAAGAGTTCGTTCAGCCAAGAACCGGCAGAATTTTGGCTGATCTTAGCAAGCTTGAACTGATACCAAAGCTCGATATTTACAGAGAGGATCTAAACCCACCTTGTTTTGATGATTCAATTGACGTGAAATTTCTTTTCATCAGCCACGCGCATGCGGATCACTGTGGAATGATTGGATTGATAAAACCAGACATTCCACTTTTGATGACCAACGAAACTTTGGCTATCATGAAGGCAAATTCTGATTTAAAGCAAGATTTGATCGCAGAACTTTATCCCAGAAAACGCGTTAAACCCAGTGATCCTTTGATTCGATCGGATCTGACCGAAATAACCCGCAGCAAGTCGGAAAAATTTCAAAAAAGAAAGGTTTGCATAATAGGTTCTTTGAACACGAAAGATCAACTTGAAGAAAGATTTATTTTCACAGATCCATCAGACTTGTGGGACGATCGGCTGATCGTCCAACGTGCTTACCATTCAGTCATAGGCGCTGCTGGATTGATAGTCAAAGTTGACGGGCTTTGGGTCGCGTACACAGGAGATTTCAGACTAGGTCCAAGAACAAAAGAAGAGGAAAGCTTTTGGTTTGAGCATTTTGGACCAACCAGGTTAGAGCTTGCCAAAAGGACCAGCTTGTTCTTCGATGTTCTTCGCGATAAAAAACCTTTGCTGTTGATAACCGAAGGCACAAGGGTGGCTCGAAAGACAGACAGCGAAACCACGGAAAAGGATGTTTACGAAAAAGCTTTGGAACTTGTTGGTAAAACAAATAAACTCGTCATAGCAGATTTTCCCGTAAGGCATCTGGAAAGACTTTTGACTTTTCTTTTGATCGCTTGCAAAACGGAAAGGTATCTGGTCTTGATGCCAAAAGATTACGCATATTTGATCATGATGGAGCAGATAGAACCGGCTTGGAAGCTTTCCGAAGAAGAAAGGAAGCAAATCAAAGTTTACCACGTTGCGAAGGTTCAGTTTTCAAGCTTTGAGGAACAGGTTTTGAAGCAAGCCATAGAAGAAGGTATTTTGATTGGTCCTGATCAAATAGAATCAAATCCGTCAAAATACATTGTCTGCGCAGGTTATTGGGAAATCCCCATGCTGCTCGATCTTGATCCAAGCGCCCTTGAAGGTTCGATCTACATACACTCAACGAGTGAAGCTTACACCGAAGAGCAATTGATAGATACCAAAAGGCTTGGAAATTGGTTGAAGAAATTTTTCATACAACCGTTTGGGATTAGATTTGAAGACGGCGAAGCCGTTTTCACAAAAGAATTTCACGCGTCGGGGCACATATCTGCCGAAGATCTTGAAGAATTCATAAATTCCCTTGAACCTGATTACATCTTGCCTGTTCATACAGAAGAAAAAGAATGGTTCGTTGAAAGATGGGGAAAAGAAAAGATCATATTGAAAAACATGTGGTATACTTAG
- the metG gene encoding methionine--tRNA ligase, translating to MKKFYITTPIYYVNSEPHVGSAYTTIIADIIARYKRMMGYDVFFLTGTDEHGQKILQAATNAGKDPQTFCDELAEKFVQLWKKLKITNDGFIRTTDPRHMEVVQYFVKKMKENGDIYKGEYKGWYCVPCESYWSEDEIGEEKLCPSCGRELKFVREENYFFKLSKYRDALLKHFEENPDFVQPDFRRNEMLKILEGGLKDLSITRTTFKWGVPMPDDPDHVIYVWVDALINYVSAIGYPYDMEKFNRYWPADLHLIGKEINRFHSIIWPAMLMSVGLPLPKVIYAHGWLTVDGQKISKSLGNAIDPKYFVDKYGNDVLRFYLLRDITFGKDGDFSERNLVERLNSDLANDYGNLLHRTLAMVEKHFNGKLPSPSKYDEIDERFKQQVLNGVEEYINNMESYALTQAVESVMRILAAANKYFDEKRPWVLAKEGKLDELSTVLYNVCEAVLKVATMFYPIMPDSSSEVFKRLGYDGPINESVLKNWAVLKPGSSVYKGAPLFEKKEYVPTVQKEENKMENVQNLIDIDQFKKVELRTAKVISAERVPKSEKLLKLVVDVGELGTRQIVAGIAKYYAPEDLIGKTIIIVANLKPAKLMGIESQGMLLAAKFNDTLRILTVDGEIAPGATVS from the coding sequence TTGAAAAAGTTTTACATAACCACACCGATATACTACGTTAATTCAGAACCGCACGTTGGAAGTGCCTATACGACTATAATTGCCGATATCATTGCTCGGTATAAAAGAATGATGGGGTATGATGTTTTCTTTTTAACAGGAACCGATGAACATGGTCAAAAAATTTTACAGGCTGCTACGAACGCAGGTAAAGATCCACAAACTTTTTGTGATGAACTTGCAGAAAAGTTCGTGCAACTTTGGAAAAAGTTGAAGATAACGAACGATGGATTCATAAGGACAACCGATCCAAGGCATATGGAAGTGGTGCAGTACTTTGTCAAAAAGATGAAGGAAAACGGAGATATTTACAAAGGAGAGTACAAAGGCTGGTACTGCGTACCGTGTGAAAGCTATTGGAGCGAAGATGAAATTGGAGAAGAAAAATTGTGTCCATCGTGCGGAAGAGAACTGAAATTTGTCCGAGAGGAGAACTATTTCTTTAAGCTTTCAAAATACAGAGATGCTCTCTTGAAACACTTTGAGGAAAATCCAGATTTTGTGCAACCTGATTTTAGAAGAAACGAGATGCTGAAGATTTTAGAAGGCGGGTTAAAGGATTTAAGCATAACCAGAACCACTTTCAAGTGGGGCGTTCCGATGCCAGACGATCCAGACCACGTCATCTACGTTTGGGTTGATGCGTTGATAAACTATGTCTCTGCCATAGGTTATCCGTACGATATGGAAAAATTCAACAGGTACTGGCCAGCCGACCTTCACCTAATAGGAAAGGAAATCAATCGCTTCCATTCGATAATATGGCCAGCAATGCTGATGTCAGTTGGCCTTCCTTTGCCGAAGGTGATATACGCACACGGTTGGTTGACCGTGGATGGCCAAAAGATCTCAAAATCTTTGGGAAATGCCATAGATCCAAAGTACTTTGTTGACAAATACGGAAACGACGTTTTGAGATTTTACCTTCTGCGCGACATAACCTTTGGAAAAGATGGGGATTTTTCTGAAAGGAACTTGGTTGAAAGACTCAACAGCGATTTGGCAAACGATTACGGAAACCTTCTGCATAGGACTCTTGCAATGGTTGAAAAACATTTCAACGGAAAGCTTCCTTCACCTTCGAAATACGATGAAATCGATGAAAGATTCAAACAACAAGTTCTCAACGGTGTTGAAGAATACATAAACAACATGGAAAGCTACGCTTTGACCCAGGCTGTGGAAAGCGTTATGAGAATCCTTGCCGCAGCCAACAAATACTTCGATGAAAAAAGGCCTTGGGTACTTGCAAAAGAAGGAAAACTAGATGAACTTTCCACAGTTCTTTACAACGTCTGCGAAGCCGTTTTGAAGGTTGCAACGATGTTTTATCCGATCATGCCTGATTCTTCTTCGGAGGTTTTCAAGAGGCTTGGGTACGATGGCCCAATCAACGAATCTGTTTTGAAAAATTGGGCGGTTTTAAAACCTGGTTCAAGCGTTTACAAAGGAGCACCGCTTTTTGAGAAAAAAGAATACGTTCCAACGGTTCAAAAGGAGGAGAATAAAATGGAGAATGTTCAAAACCTAATAGACATCGACCAGTTCAAAAAAGTCGAACTTAGAACCGCGAAGGTTATTTCAGCGGAAAGAGTTCCAAAATCCGAGAAGCTTTTAAAACTCGTTGTCGACGTCGGTGAGCTTGGAACCAGACAAATCGTTGCTGGAATTGCCAAGTACTATGCGCCGGAGGATTTGATTGGTAAAACCATCATCATCGTGGCAAACCTTAAGCCTGCCAAGCTCATGGGTATAGAATCTCAAGGCATGCTTCTTGCTGCAAAGTTCAACGATACTTTGAGAATACTGACAGTTGATGGAGAGATAGCTCCTGGCGCAACAGTTTCATAG
- a CDS encoding 5-(carboxyamino)imidazole ribonucleotide synthase, translated as MRWCNLQGKRVLHPPAWIGVVGGGQLGRMLAMEAKRMGYSVVVLDPTENSPAGQVADFQIVAPFSDKTALRKLAEQSDVITYEFEHIDAEALHELEIENHTVIPSSKTLKIIKDKYLQKMTLYNANLPVPPFCKIESKEDLVKRIGEFGLPVVLKARQGGYDGKGNFVIKSESDVDLAYEKLAGKDLMLEKYIHFVKELSILVARNFEGEVKFYPVVENIHEENILRITKVPAQIDSSIKSKVEQIARKVVEVLNDCGIFCIELFLDSNGQVFINEIAPRPHNSGHYTIEACVTSQFEQLVRILTGMPLGSTQLISPCVMVNILGNDEVFGKYTVEGLEKILSMEKVYLHLYGKSTTSRLRKLGHITVLDENVEKAERKALETLSHLKIKPL; from the coding sequence GTGAGGTGGTGCAACCTGCAAGGCAAAAGGGTTCTTCATCCACCTGCGTGGATAGGAGTTGTCGGCGGGGGACAGCTTGGAAGAATGCTTGCCATGGAAGCAAAAAGAATGGGATATTCCGTGGTGGTTCTTGATCCCACTGAAAACTCCCCCGCAGGACAAGTTGCAGACTTTCAAATTGTCGCACCTTTTTCGGACAAAACGGCTCTGCGAAAACTGGCTGAGCAAAGTGATGTCATAACCTATGAATTTGAGCACATAGATGCTGAAGCACTTCATGAACTTGAAATTGAAAATCACACAGTCATTCCTTCGAGTAAAACGCTGAAAATCATAAAAGACAAATACTTGCAGAAAATGACCTTGTACAATGCAAATTTGCCTGTTCCACCTTTTTGCAAGATAGAAAGCAAGGAAGATTTGGTCAAAAGAATAGGCGAATTCGGCTTGCCCGTTGTGTTAAAAGCTCGCCAAGGTGGATACGATGGTAAAGGCAATTTTGTCATAAAAAGTGAATCCGACGTTGATTTGGCGTATGAAAAACTTGCAGGAAAAGATCTGATGCTTGAAAAATACATCCACTTTGTCAAAGAGCTGTCAATTTTGGTTGCCAGGAATTTTGAAGGTGAAGTAAAATTTTATCCTGTGGTGGAAAATATCCACGAAGAAAATATTCTGAGAATAACAAAAGTACCAGCGCAAATAGATTCGTCGATAAAGTCCAAAGTAGAACAAATCGCACGCAAAGTTGTCGAAGTGTTGAACGATTGCGGTATCTTTTGCATAGAATTGTTCTTGGATTCAAATGGTCAAGTCTTTATAAACGAAATCGCCCCAAGACCTCACAACTCAGGTCATTACACGATAGAAGCCTGCGTGACGTCCCAATTTGAACAGCTTGTCAGAATACTCACTGGAATGCCACTTGGTTCTACACAGTTGATCTCACCTTGCGTAATGGTGAACATTCTTGGAAACGACGAAGTTTTTGGTAAATACACTGTCGAAGGACTTGAAAAAATATTGTCCATGGAGAAAGTTTATCTTCATCTGTATGGAAAATCCACAACTAGCAGACTGCGAAAACTTGGCCACATAACGGTTTTAGACGAAAACGTAGAAAAAGCGGAGCGCAAAGCACTTGAAACACTTTCACACTTGAAGATTAAACCTCTTTGA
- a CDS encoding potassium channel family protein translates to MQNKNQKVEKLLFQRITKLILLILIILLIGTFYYHYTENLPIIDSFFFTIISVSTVGYTLPKENFSNASKIFTSVLIVSGISAFTYGLSNIAAIFFEESARSYFKRRRMKRMIEKLTDHIIVVDITKATKYLVYELLRHDVDVVIVGEDEEEIRKIVEQLPEKERHGRYYYVLGDGRDENTLLEAGLKRAKTLVAAYGDDTLNVFVTLTAKSINPNIKVISGATDIEDVKKLYYAGADVVIATSEIAGFELAKSALEKTGRMVFSFEAFGKKTLKIEYLKVEKNFKCIGQKVSECDLFKKYEITVIAIESEGKLILKDDDKNNHVLKENDVLIVAGLADMIENFFNELAV, encoded by the coding sequence ATGCAGAACAAGAATCAAAAGGTTGAAAAACTTCTTTTTCAAAGAATAACAAAACTGATTTTGCTAATCTTGATTATCCTGTTGATCGGGACCTTCTACTACCATTACACCGAGAATTTGCCGATAATTGATTCGTTTTTCTTCACGATAATCAGTGTTTCCACGGTTGGATACACACTCCCGAAAGAGAATTTTTCCAACGCATCGAAGATATTCACGTCCGTTCTGATAGTTTCTGGAATAAGTGCTTTCACATACGGATTGTCCAACATTGCGGCGATATTTTTTGAAGAAAGTGCCAGAAGTTATTTCAAAAGGAGGCGAATGAAAAGGATGATAGAAAAACTGACCGATCACATAATCGTAGTTGATATCACGAAAGCGACAAAGTATTTGGTTTATGAGCTTCTCAGGCATGATGTTGACGTGGTGATCGTTGGGGAAGACGAAGAGGAAATAAGGAAAATAGTAGAACAGCTTCCAGAAAAAGAAAGGCACGGTAGGTATTACTACGTTCTTGGGGACGGCAGAGATGAAAACACCTTACTGGAGGCAGGATTGAAAAGAGCCAAAACCCTTGTGGCAGCGTATGGGGATGATACGTTGAACGTTTTTGTGACTCTAACTGCCAAGTCAATAAATCCGAACATCAAGGTAATCTCTGGAGCAACCGATATCGAGGATGTGAAAAAGCTCTACTATGCTGGTGCCGATGTGGTGATAGCCACTTCCGAGATAGCCGGCTTTGAACTAGCAAAATCTGCCCTTGAGAAAACTGGAAGGATGGTTTTCAGCTTCGAGGCCTTTGGAAAGAAGACGTTGAAAATCGAATACCTAAAGGTTGAGAAAAATTTCAAGTGCATCGGGCAAAAGGTTTCAGAGTGCGATTTGTTTAAAAAGTATGAGATCACCGTTATTGCAATAGAAAGTGAAGGAAAGCTGATACTCAAAGATGACGATAAAAATAACCACGTTCTAAAGGAAAACGATGTTTTGATCGTCGCAGGTCTTGCAGATATGATTGAGAATTTCTTCAACGAACTGGCTGTTTAA
- a CDS encoding ABC transporter permease, which produces MFWNLLKKELKEVLTISGIVSIVALSVVYAFIGKTIGNIEEQVTKKPTIAIVNLDEGYYAKAVEEALSNAAHVVYLGKDYEEALQAVKQNNGAAVLVIEENFSNDILSYKQGKIKIVSYIRGLGIMDTVSSAVISGLVESIKKQLTYSMAIQHGVSDPAFLLEPIAQEPVVIFQDRVYEKISPSQLVNIASSQSTTTSVIVMMLIIMAGTTVISSMGLEKENKTLETLMTMPVKRGYIVFAKILAGAISGVIMAGIYMIGFSSYMRAVSMSIPQELGLSVTPFEYGLVGLSLFSALICGIALGMLLGILSKDYKSAQTMTFPLVALALVSMFLTMFKDFGTLSTPLKVAVFAIPFTHPMLSLRNMLFDNYSFTMLGILYNTILAVFLMSVIIKIFNSDKLITGVISKKRPKVLQ; this is translated from the coding sequence ATGTTCTGGAACTTGCTGAAAAAAGAGTTGAAAGAGGTTTTAACCATATCCGGTATTGTTAGCATAGTTGCTCTGTCTGTGGTTTACGCTTTCATAGGTAAAACCATTGGCAATATTGAAGAGCAAGTTACCAAAAAGCCTACGATAGCTATCGTCAATTTGGACGAAGGTTATTATGCCAAGGCGGTGGAAGAGGCTCTAAGCAATGCTGCACATGTTGTTTATCTTGGAAAAGACTACGAAGAAGCGCTTCAGGCTGTGAAGCAAAACAATGGGGCAGCCGTTTTAGTGATCGAAGAAAATTTTTCTAACGACATTCTTTCATACAAGCAAGGGAAAATAAAAATCGTTTCTTATATCAGAGGTTTGGGGATAATGGACACGGTATCGTCTGCGGTTATCAGTGGACTTGTAGAAAGCATTAAGAAACAGCTCACCTATTCCATGGCAATTCAACATGGTGTATCTGATCCAGCGTTTCTACTCGAGCCGATAGCTCAAGAACCTGTGGTGATATTTCAGGACAGAGTCTACGAAAAAATCTCTCCATCGCAACTTGTAAACATTGCATCTTCTCAGTCAACGACGACGTCGGTTATCGTGATGATGCTCATAATCATGGCTGGAACAACCGTTATTTCATCGATGGGCTTGGAAAAAGAGAACAAGACCTTGGAAACTTTGATGACGATGCCTGTCAAGCGTGGGTATATCGTCTTTGCAAAGATTTTGGCCGGTGCAATATCAGGTGTCATAATGGCTGGTATATACATGATAGGTTTTTCATCCTACATGCGTGCTGTTTCGATGTCTATCCCGCAGGAGCTTGGATTAAGTGTTACACCCTTTGAATACGGCTTGGTCGGTCTGTCGTTGTTTTCTGCTTTAATATGCGGAATAGCATTGGGTATGCTGCTTGGAATTCTTTCAAAGGATTACAAAAGCGCTCAAACAATGACTTTTCCGCTGGTTGCCCTTGCTTTGGTGAGTATGTTTTTGACGATGTTCAAAGATTTTGGCACTCTCAGTACACCGTTAAAAGTCGCCGTGTTTGCAATACCTTTTACGCATCCGATGCTTTCTTTAAGAAACATGCTTTTCGATAACTATTCATTCACGATGCTTGGGATTCTTTACAACACGATACTGGCAGTGTTTTTGATGAGCGTGATTATCAAAATCTTCAACAGCGACAAGTTGATCACTGGAGTGATATCAAAAAAGCGACCAAAAGTTTTACAATGA